One genomic region from Spirosoma sp. KCTC 42546 encodes:
- a CDS encoding esterase family protein produces the protein MQEDYRKWYSHHLGRDIEMLVYGNWGYPILLFPTSMGHYYEYKDFGLTETARWFVESGKVKLYCIDSIDRDSWYAKHLHPGARIWNHVLYDRFLHEELVPGIQRECNVQKIGVSGASFGGYHALNFAFRHPEQVGHLLTMGAAFNIRSFLSGYYDDNVYFNNPPDFMPNAQNNEFHRMNIVLGTSEYDFCKDDNYQMSGILSRKGIRHQLDVTPWGNHDWPVWKDQFPRYLSMI, from the coding sequence GTGCAGGAAGATTATCGCAAATGGTATTCGCATCATCTCGGCCGGGATATTGAGATGTTGGTGTATGGCAACTGGGGTTATCCCATTTTGCTATTTCCAACCTCTATGGGCCATTATTATGAATATAAAGACTTCGGTTTAACCGAAACAGCCCGTTGGTTCGTTGAATCGGGCAAGGTAAAGCTTTATTGCATTGACAGTATAGATCGCGATAGCTGGTATGCGAAACACCTCCACCCTGGTGCCCGTATCTGGAATCACGTTCTATATGACCGGTTTCTGCATGAAGAATTGGTGCCGGGCATTCAGCGGGAGTGTAATGTTCAGAAAATTGGGGTGTCAGGCGCTTCTTTCGGAGGGTATCATGCCCTGAACTTTGCATTCCGGCATCCAGAACAGGTAGGGCATTTGCTAACCATGGGAGCAGCCTTCAATATCCGATCCTTCCTGAGTGGGTATTATGATGATAACGTTTATTTCAATAATCCACCCGATTTCATGCCCAATGCTCAGAATAATGAGTTTCATCGCATGAATATTGTACTGGGCACTTCGGAGTATGACTTCTGCAAAGACGACAACTACCAGATGTCAGGTATTTTGAGCCGTAAAGGTATCCGTCACCAACTAGACGTAACGCCTTGGGGTAACCATGACTGGCCAGTCTGGAAAGACCAGTTTCCACGGTATTTAAGTATGATTTGA
- a CDS encoding esterase family protein, producing MADLIPAQTCAEPPTVTVRPDDSLYSVPLNRIVHLDILLPPGYHASTKTYPILYLNDGQDLGRLKMTAILDSLYQKRAIQPFVLVAIHAGDRIQEYGTAAQADYMNRGSKAGLYTDFVLTELIPYIKKQYAVSTDPAQAVFAGFSLGGLSAFDIVFHHPDRFSRAGVFSGSFWWRSKSTADGYRDETDRIMHDLVRKGNFHKQLKFWFETGTEDETSDRNNNGIIDSIDDTIDLIDELVKKGYHYNANDSRSSDIRYVEINGGKHNQETWSAIMPDFLTWAFPAQ from the coding sequence ATGGCTGACCTTATACCAGCTCAAACGTGCGCCGAACCACCCACCGTAACAGTCCGGCCTGACGATTCATTATACTCTGTTCCACTCAACCGAATCGTTCATTTAGATATCCTGTTACCACCTGGTTATCATGCGTCTACTAAAACGTACCCAATTCTATACCTCAACGATGGGCAGGATTTAGGACGGCTGAAAATGACGGCTATATTGGATTCGCTCTACCAGAAGCGAGCTATTCAGCCATTTGTGCTCGTAGCCATTCACGCAGGCGATCGGATTCAGGAGTATGGAACAGCCGCGCAGGCCGATTATATGAACCGGGGCAGCAAAGCAGGTTTATATACCGATTTTGTGCTAACTGAGTTGATTCCGTACATCAAAAAACAATACGCTGTCAGCACAGACCCCGCACAGGCAGTATTTGCCGGATTCTCGCTGGGAGGTTTATCGGCCTTCGATATTGTCTTTCACCACCCCGACCGATTTTCCAGGGCAGGCGTATTTTCAGGTTCGTTCTGGTGGCGTAGCAAAAGTACGGCCGATGGCTACCGCGACGAAACTGACCGGATCATGCACGATCTCGTTCGAAAAGGGAACTTCCATAAACAACTCAAATTCTGGTTTGAAACCGGAACCGAGGATGAAACGAGTGACCGAAACAACAACGGCATCATCGACTCCATCGACGATACCATCGATCTAATTGATGAGCTGGTTAAAAAAGGCTACCACTATAACGCCAACGATTCTCGATCATCTGACATTCGTTACGTTGAAATCAACGGCGGAAAACATAATCAGGAAACCTGGAGTGCAATTATGCCAGATTTTCTGACATGGGCATTTCCGGCCCAATAG
- a CDS encoding family 16 glycosylhydrolase, which produces MKNLLLLKTFAIAILLACKSPDVIIPDAKTNSVVVPKLIWSDEFNVNGLPDSTKWGYDVGGNGWGNNELEYYTAKRLENARIENGKLIIEARKEAYEGKNYTSARLLTRGKVEWKHGRIEALAKLPAGRGTWPAIWMLGSDISTVGWPRSGEIDIMEHVGFDEGVVHGTIHTEAYNHAKKTEKGKAISIKNVSTAFHLYAIEWTPDQIDFFVDDQKYYTVQKSVLGSEVAQWPFEQPFYLILNVAVGGNWGGQKGVDESIWPQRMEVDYVRVYQ; this is translated from the coding sequence ATGAAAAACCTTTTGCTGCTGAAGACTTTTGCGATTGCGATTTTACTTGCCTGCAAAAGCCCTGATGTGATCATACCGGATGCTAAAACGAATAGTGTCGTGGTGCCCAAACTTATCTGGTCTGACGAATTTAATGTGAATGGTCTACCCGACTCAACAAAATGGGGGTATGATGTAGGGGGCAACGGTTGGGGGAATAATGAACTCGAATACTATACCGCGAAACGACTTGAAAATGCCCGTATTGAAAATGGGAAACTCATTATCGAAGCTCGAAAAGAAGCCTATGAGGGTAAAAATTATACATCGGCCCGTCTGCTGACCCGGGGTAAAGTGGAGTGGAAACATGGCCGGATTGAGGCCTTGGCTAAGTTGCCTGCCGGGCGCGGTACCTGGCCCGCTATTTGGATGCTGGGTTCTGATATCTCGACAGTAGGCTGGCCACGCTCCGGCGAAATCGATATTATGGAACACGTTGGTTTCGATGAAGGCGTTGTTCACGGAACCATCCATACCGAAGCTTATAACCACGCTAAGAAAACGGAGAAAGGGAAAGCTATATCCATCAAGAATGTGTCAACCGCCTTTCATCTGTATGCCATAGAGTGGACGCCTGATCAGATCGATTTCTTTGTTGACGATCAGAAATACTATACTGTACAGAAATCGGTGTTGGGGAGCGAGGTAGCGCAATGGCCTTTCGAGCAGCCATTTTACCTGATCTTAAACGTAGCCGTAGGTGGTAACTGGGGAGGCCAGAAAGGTGTTGACGAAAGCATCTGGCCGCAGCGTATGGAAGTAGATTATGTACGCGTGTATCAGTAG
- a CDS encoding CHAT domain-containing tetratricopeptide repeat protein — protein sequence MIRWGWLLILCTSFGASSRAQCPERSSFYELLQKISARQPVNQQQSALHNWLINWKKCYPATDSTYASALIQLGLAEFYEGKYPQAIATTNLVLPLYRQSYTALKASDLVKVYYRIGVYYSSNDNSAKAIYFLQRAIKLGKDNKEAKRFVANSHLYLIYAYLLKGDFERALLHADVGGNLALSVNDTITSAKIWEQKAQVLSELHRYQEAQLAVEKAISLLQNYPQLWFSVANQHRLLGTILRALGQPANELKELEIAYQIAKKNQHANLSDFLNSIGHHYFKDKNYQKAIYYYQQGLTIDKSQFSKINLLDRLGLTYAKLGDYSRAYRLYQQGFNSLLPDYKGATMGSLPDARKIRQVAQKNSLLLLVQDKADTWLEWAKSTGNNPDRLRNAQKTYALADSMIEFMRWEHTGQQSKLFWRDKTHRLYESAIETCFLLHDATSAFRFIEKSRAVLLNDKLNELGANRQLTPSQVAEEQRLRQRVTDWQSKLSGEKHGTSTYTKALDSLHSTQEAQETFVHQLEHTNPAYYRYKYNNDVISLTQVQQHLADQKASLVTYFLGDSSLYALGVTPGSTKLIHLSAAVYTKQASELLALNASSEAQNKQFTHYLTVSNQLYQQLLKPLALVPGRVIVSPDGVLLPFEALSTSASRPDFLIHQYAFSYAYSLNQLFKEMRSQSGHWFGRSQSFLGMAPVHFSANLNQVPLAGSDAALTRIGNRFSSASLLTGHDATRQAFGQQIRDHQVIQLFTHAEADSTGLEPALFFTDSILRLSELTSAELLPVELVGLSACKTGVGAHQRGEGVFSLARGFASLGVPSILTTLWNVESQATYDLTERFYAKLAEGLPKDLALQQAKLDYLANVDLSGQLPNRWAGLLLVGNTTPLQTSPKLRVWSIGLIIIALGSVWWWFRRRKRPPQPY from the coding sequence ATGATTCGCTGGGGTTGGTTACTCATTTTGTGTACTTCTTTCGGGGCATCCAGCAGGGCGCAATGCCCCGAAAGAAGTTCTTTTTATGAGTTATTACAAAAAATATCAGCCAGGCAACCCGTTAATCAGCAACAATCTGCTCTGCACAATTGGTTAATTAATTGGAAAAAATGCTATCCGGCAACGGACTCAACCTATGCAAGCGCACTTATTCAACTAGGACTAGCTGAATTTTATGAGGGGAAATATCCGCAGGCGATAGCCACAACCAACTTGGTTCTACCCCTGTACAGGCAGTCTTATACGGCACTCAAAGCGAGCGATCTAGTCAAAGTCTATTACCGGATCGGCGTTTACTATAGCAGCAATGACAATAGCGCTAAAGCGATATATTTTCTCCAGCGCGCCATTAAGCTTGGCAAGGATAATAAGGAGGCTAAACGTTTTGTAGCCAATAGTCATTTATATCTAATCTACGCCTATTTGCTCAAGGGTGATTTTGAGCGTGCATTGCTTCATGCTGATGTAGGAGGTAATTTGGCCCTGTCAGTCAACGATACAATAACTTCAGCTAAAATCTGGGAGCAAAAAGCGCAGGTATTGAGCGAATTACATCGCTATCAGGAAGCACAGCTCGCTGTCGAAAAAGCAATTTCTTTGCTTCAAAATTACCCCCAGCTTTGGTTTTCGGTGGCCAATCAGCATCGGCTCTTAGGTACTATTCTACGTGCCCTCGGCCAGCCTGCCAACGAATTAAAAGAATTAGAAATAGCTTATCAGATTGCAAAAAAAAATCAGCATGCCAATCTTTCTGACTTTTTAAACAGCATTGGGCATCACTACTTTAAGGATAAAAATTACCAAAAAGCTATTTACTATTATCAGCAAGGGCTAACTATCGACAAAAGTCAATTCAGCAAAATTAACCTTCTCGATCGCCTAGGGTTAACATATGCAAAACTTGGCGACTATTCTCGGGCATACCGACTCTATCAGCAGGGATTCAATTCGTTATTACCTGACTATAAAGGTGCTACTATGGGTTCGCTACCTGACGCACGTAAGATTCGCCAGGTAGCCCAAAAAAATTCACTACTACTTCTTGTCCAGGACAAAGCCGATACCTGGCTCGAATGGGCCAAAAGCACAGGCAATAATCCCGACCGGCTCCGAAATGCCCAGAAAACCTATGCCTTAGCCGATTCTATGATCGAGTTTATGCGTTGGGAACATACCGGTCAACAATCAAAGCTATTCTGGCGTGACAAAACACATCGGCTTTATGAATCAGCGATTGAAACCTGTTTTCTGCTCCATGATGCCACCAGTGCATTTCGGTTCATCGAAAAAAGCCGGGCTGTTCTGCTCAACGACAAACTGAACGAACTGGGTGCCAACCGACAGCTTACCCCCAGTCAGGTAGCGGAAGAGCAGCGGCTTCGACAGCGTGTAACTGATTGGCAGTCAAAATTATCCGGCGAAAAACACGGCACAAGTACGTATACAAAAGCGCTTGATAGCCTGCATAGCACACAGGAAGCGCAGGAAACGTTTGTCCATCAATTAGAGCACACCAATCCAGCCTATTACCGCTATAAATACAACAATGATGTAATTTCACTCACGCAGGTACAGCAGCATCTGGCGGATCAAAAGGCATCCTTGGTAACCTATTTCTTGGGTGACAGCAGTTTGTATGCACTGGGGGTCACCCCAGGCAGCACAAAACTGATACACCTGTCAGCAGCAGTCTACACAAAACAGGCCAGCGAACTTCTGGCACTAAATGCCAGTTCCGAAGCACAGAATAAACAGTTTACGCATTACCTAACGGTATCCAACCAACTTTACCAGCAGTTACTAAAACCGTTAGCCCTCGTGCCAGGGCGCGTTATTGTATCGCCTGATGGCGTGTTGCTACCATTTGAGGCCTTAAGCACATCGGCCAGTCGACCCGATTTTCTAATTCACCAATATGCTTTTAGTTACGCTTATTCGCTAAATCAGCTCTTCAAGGAAATGCGCTCTCAGTCAGGGCATTGGTTCGGCCGATCACAGTCGTTTCTGGGAATGGCTCCCGTTCATTTTTCGGCCAACCTGAATCAGGTACCGCTGGCTGGGTCCGATGCGGCCCTTACCCGAATTGGCAATCGGTTTTCGTCGGCCAGCCTACTTACTGGGCATGATGCTACCCGGCAGGCATTCGGGCAACAGATTCGTGATCATCAAGTTATTCAGCTCTTCACCCATGCCGAAGCTGATAGCACCGGACTTGAACCAGCACTGTTCTTCACCGACTCGATACTTCGGCTGTCAGAATTGACAAGCGCCGAATTACTTCCTGTTGAATTAGTGGGGCTATCGGCCTGTAAAACCGGGGTAGGTGCCCACCAGCGGGGCGAGGGCGTATTCAGTCTGGCTCGTGGCTTTGCTTCACTGGGCGTTCCAAGCATACTCACTACCCTATGGAATGTAGAGAGCCAGGCCACGTATGACCTGACCGAACGGTTCTACGCCAAACTAGCCGAGGGACTGCCTAAAGACCTCGCCCTTCAGCAAGCCAAACTCGATTACTTAGCCAACGTTGATTTATCAGGTCAGTTGCCGAATCGGTGGGCAGGGCTGCTACTGGTTGGCAATACTACTCCACTACAAACGAGTCCGAAGCTGCGTGTCTGGAGTATTGGCCTGATTATTATTGCCTTAGGCAGTGTCTGGTGGTGGTTTCGTCGGCGAAAACGCCCGCCCCAACCCTACTGA
- a CDS encoding S8 family serine peptidase, which translates to MAKNLSFSILNEFQKPLIPGLPIGDPTKITIKIKDPIDILGKTKPIPDSVADTPDEKWLQVRKLLGQWAPVESIPKFKNVYAIPYQKILIVKKSSSDFSAEGNTAPITFFPYGEAPRLIDVRVLRVCEFDNPDDEYGEPTVTVLIEWKKQNPAFGRFDHSDIVSSSQTDNLVIQDPPYSQPGPPVTAALEDTTPDGFSVRTTDFSAGSPEGDIQFSTSSDPVIAVVDTGIKTSFEYHSRANGRLNITVTNEYPPLTGSNRKLKLAEVPRNDQYKKGYCSVTEYLRASKESKLANVAEDRPYVDVTEYTPLTSITKTDIKKSPYDDHLLHKVYKDKHEMKGRHGTTISALINQKSNTYTVYQEDTPTTYNLDSTTAILPVKVFNQGGNGTLFDVLCGLTYVLDCHQVCPSIKVVNLSFAGILHQESYSILRNKFVCLNNRGIWAIAAAGNRGKELIVNFTPGFVPMDNQELNLFPACFSNDKGLNVITVTSVHVVSYKIIHRLSKKRQHIVWPLTPQKHTAILNTLNIPWRAFTIVPASYEAIHNYSKDFVNVGVVGPFDHVFKYATKSPDLHATSFTAALFSAKLAAYLKNNPTATRAQALADLTFTGTIEHDGIQEGRLIHYT; encoded by the coding sequence ATGGCAAAAAATCTATCCTTCAGTATTCTGAATGAATTTCAGAAACCTCTTATTCCTGGTTTACCGATTGGAGACCCAACAAAGATTACTATCAAAATAAAAGACCCAATTGACATTCTTGGAAAAACCAAACCAATACCTGATTCCGTCGCCGATACTCCTGATGAAAAATGGCTTCAAGTGAGGAAGCTCTTAGGTCAATGGGCCCCAGTGGAATCTATTCCTAAATTTAAGAATGTATATGCGATTCCTTATCAGAAAATTCTGATTGTAAAGAAAAGTAGCTCAGACTTTTCGGCAGAAGGCAATACCGCTCCGATAACTTTTTTTCCTTACGGAGAAGCTCCACGTCTCATTGATGTGCGTGTACTGCGCGTTTGCGAATTTGATAACCCTGATGATGAATATGGCGAACCTACTGTTACGGTGTTGATCGAATGGAAAAAACAGAATCCAGCTTTTGGCCGTTTTGACCACTCAGACATTGTCTCATCATCACAAACGGATAATCTTGTCATACAAGACCCACCTTATAGCCAACCTGGCCCTCCTGTTACTGCTGCGCTCGAAGACACAACTCCAGATGGTTTTAGTGTACGGACAACTGATTTTAGTGCTGGCTCTCCCGAAGGAGATATTCAATTTAGCACAAGCTCAGATCCTGTAATTGCAGTGGTTGATACTGGCATAAAAACCTCGTTTGAATATCATTCACGGGCCAATGGTAGACTAAACATAACGGTTACCAATGAGTATCCCCCTCTAACTGGTTCTAACAGAAAACTTAAACTAGCTGAAGTTCCAAGAAACGACCAGTATAAAAAAGGTTACTGCTCTGTGACAGAGTATTTGCGAGCAAGTAAGGAATCTAAGCTGGCAAATGTTGCAGAAGACCGTCCTTATGTAGACGTTACAGAGTATACCCCTCTTACTTCAATTACCAAGACCGATATTAAGAAATCTCCCTACGATGATCATTTGCTCCATAAAGTATATAAGGACAAGCATGAGATGAAAGGTCGTCATGGGACCACGATTTCTGCCCTTATTAATCAAAAAAGCAATACGTATACTGTTTATCAGGAGGATACACCAACTACTTATAACCTTGATTCGACTACGGCAATATTACCCGTAAAGGTTTTTAACCAGGGAGGCAATGGAACCCTATTTGATGTACTATGTGGGCTTACGTATGTATTAGATTGCCACCAGGTATGTCCTTCAATCAAGGTAGTCAATTTAAGTTTCGCCGGGATTTTGCATCAGGAATCTTATTCTATTTTACGTAATAAATTTGTTTGCCTTAACAATAGGGGTATTTGGGCAATAGCAGCAGCGGGAAACAGAGGTAAGGAACTAATTGTAAACTTTACTCCTGGTTTTGTTCCAATGGACAATCAAGAGTTAAACTTGTTTCCAGCTTGTTTCAGTAACGATAAGGGATTAAATGTAATTACGGTCACAAGCGTTCATGTGGTATCCTATAAAATCATTCATCGATTATCGAAAAAACGCCAACATATAGTTTGGCCCTTAACCCCTCAAAAGCACACAGCCATTCTTAATACGCTGAATATACCATGGCGTGCTTTTACTATTGTGCCAGCTTCTTATGAAGCAATTCATAATTACTCAAAAGATTTTGTCAATGTAGGTGTAGTAGGGCCTTTTGATCATGTCTTTAAGTATGCGACTAAAAGCCCAGATTTGCATGCTACATCATTTACTGCCGCCTTGTTTTCGGCCAAACTGGCTGCCTATCTAAAAAATAATCCGACAGCTACCAGAGCACAGGCGCTGGCAGATCTAACGTTTACTGGTACTATTGAGCACGATGGAATTCAGGAAGGTCGGCTCATTCACTACACCTAG
- a CDS encoding RNA polymerase sigma factor: MSLFSRHLPDTDIIAGIRLGGLTRTSAENRLYTKYLSFIRSGVRKHQLSEDDCATAYADAVLAVIEHIGNGRFEGKSELKTYLYQIFTNKCVDLIRKKTTNRQQVHNAVSLDDTFLQLPDPARSVVQQLMEQAEQERLHQQLRNLGDKCQQMLLAWGEGYSDEEIAQRMGYNTSSVAKTSRLRCLERLREAYNLTKK; the protein is encoded by the coding sequence ATGAGCCTTTTTTCCAGACACTTGCCGGATACCGACATTATCGCTGGGATACGCCTGGGTGGATTGACCCGTACCTCCGCCGAAAACCGACTTTATACAAAATACCTTTCTTTTATTCGTAGCGGTGTACGAAAACACCAACTCTCCGAGGATGATTGCGCTACAGCCTATGCGGACGCAGTATTAGCCGTAATAGAGCACATTGGCAATGGGCGTTTTGAGGGCAAGTCCGAGCTCAAAACGTATCTCTATCAGATTTTTACAAATAAATGTGTTGACCTAATCCGAAAAAAAACGACTAATCGGCAGCAGGTACACAACGCTGTTTCACTTGACGATACATTCCTACAACTACCCGACCCGGCCCGATCGGTTGTCCAGCAGTTGATGGAGCAGGCTGAGCAGGAGCGGCTTCATCAACAGTTACGTAATCTTGGCGATAAGTGTCAGCAAATGCTATTAGCCTGGGGAGAAGGTTATTCCGACGAAGAAATAGCGCAACGAATGGGTTACAATACATCTTCGGTTGCCAAAACCAGTCGGCTTCGGTGCCTGGAGCGGTTGCGGGAAGCTTATAATCTGACGAAAAAATGA